The Streptomyces sp. V4I8 genome includes the window CGGCCTGACCTTCGGCCGGGGCTCGTTCAACGCCACCGGCCTGAACGACGACGTGATCCGCCGCTGGACGCTGGGCCCCGCGGGCCCGGACGGCAACGAGCGAACCCTCGACCGGGTCCGGCACCGCGACTACGTGCTCGACCTGCGGTCCGTCTGCGCGCCGGCCCACGACTGGCTGCGCCGGGCCCGGCCGACGCGCAGTATCGGCACCGCCCACCCGGACGGCCCGCACGACATCGCGCTCGCCCGCAGCTACGACGTACTGATCCATCTCCACCAGGTGGAGGCGGCGCGGCTGCGGGACCGGTAGGAGTCCGTCAGGCGTACAGCTTGTCGAGGAAGGCGGACAGGTTGCCCGTGGTCCGGGCGATCTGCTCCTCCACCGTCAGGCTCTCCTCGAAGCGGGCCCCGGACTCCGGGACCTTCTTGCCGCGGAGGTAGAGGGAACACGCCAGGTCGGTGCACATGTACAAGCCGACCGAATTGCCCTCACGCCCGGCGGGGCCGGCCTTGCGCGCGGTCATCAGGGAGACACCTCCGCCCGGATGGGTCGTGAGGCAGAGCGAGCACATGCTGCGGTGCAGGAAGCCGCGCTGCGAGGACGGGAAGCGGAAGGTGACGCCCACCGGACGCCCCTCCCGCTCGGTCACCAGATAGCTGCGATCGGGCGCTCCCGGATCCCGCCATCCCAGGAAGTCGAGGTCGTCCCACGGGCGTTCGGCGAGATCGCGGGGGAGGGACAGGCGCTTGGCCTCACCTTTCGAGCAGTTGATAAAAGAGTTGCGGATGTCCTGGTCGGTGAGTGGCCTCATGGGGTGGCCTCCTGGGTGGTCGATCCCGGCAAGTGAACCTAGGGACTCTAGGTTCATGGCTAGGTTAGGCAGGCTGGATGAGGGGGAGCCAGTGAATTACGGCGATGTCGCGTCACCTCGGGCCCGGTCCGCGCTGCGGCACGTCGCGGCTGCTT containing:
- a CDS encoding FBP domain-containing protein, coding for MRPLTDQDIRNSFINCSKGEAKRLSLPRDLAERPWDDLDFLGWRDPGAPDRSYLVTEREGRPVGVTFRFPSSQRGFLHRSMCSLCLTTHPGGGVSLMTARKAGPAGREGNSVGLYMCTDLACSLYLRGKKVPESGARFEESLTVEEQIARTTGNLSAFLDKLYA